The Mucilaginibacter terrae region TGTAGCCAAGCTGGATGTGGAGAAAGACCGCGAGCAAATTGCATACAACATTGTAAACGCCTACTATGATCTTTATCGTGTAGTGCAAAGTAAAAGCGTGGTTGAGCAAAGCCTAAAGGCGGTTGACCAGCAAATTCACCAGGCGCAACGTTTTTTTGAGCAAGGTTTGGTTACTAAAAACGATGTGTTGCGTTTTCAATTGCAACGTTCAAACATTGAGCTAAACGGCATCGACCTGGAAAACAACCGTAAGGTAATCAACTACAACCTGAACATTTTACTGGGATTGCCCGAAGAAACACAGTTAAAGATCAACCAGATTCCGGATGCGCAACGCAATGTGGCCCCGCTTGCCAGCTACCGCGACAGCGCCTTGGCTATTAGGGAGGAGTTAAGACAACAAGACCTGCGCACCAAGTATGCCGACGTGAACATTAAAAACATTCAGGCCGAAAAGCTGCCTACATTGGCCGCCACTGCCGGTTTGTATTATGTAAATGCTTCGGCCAACCCACTGCCAAACAGTGGCAGATATATTACGCCCCTTACTGCAGGTTTAGCTTTATCATGGAACTTCGGCTCGTTATGGACCAACAAGAACAAGGTGAACGAGGCCCGCATTCAGCGTGAAGAAACGGTTATTAACAAAGGCATAATTACCGATAATATTAAAAACGAGGTTAACCAAAGCTACCAAAACTATGTAAGAGCAATTGATAAGATCAAGTTGCTCGAAACCTCAATAGCCCAGGCTAATGAGAACAACCGCATATTAACCTCTAAATATGCCAATAGCACCGCATCAGCTACAGACCGTGCCGATGCCGAGACCCTACTCTACCAGGCACAGATCAGTTTGGAATTGGCTAAAGCCGATGCCGGACTGGCCTACTACAACTTACTGAAAGCAACCGGAAAACTCACTAAATAATAAT contains the following coding sequences:
- a CDS encoding TolC family protein is translated as MTTLNNTTTITYALKRLPKLVRLGVMAALTGMLFGSTAYAQERTLTLEEAIKLGLENSKTLKLSQTKIDQAVSQYNQAKDKALPTGSASFMYSRAQIPANTLNLGEESLSLPKSANANLGIVSVEEVIYGGGRYRYAKESTDLLVNVAKLDVEKDREQIAYNIVNAYYDLYRVVQSKSVVEQSLKAVDQQIHQAQRFFEQGLVTKNDVLRFQLQRSNIELNGIDLENNRKVINYNLNILLGLPEETQLKINQIPDAQRNVAPLASYRDSALAIREELRQQDLRTKYADVNIKNIQAEKLPTLAATAGLYYVNASANPLPNSGRYITPLTAGLALSWNFGSLWTNKNKVNEARIQREETVINKGIITDNIKNEVNQSYQNYVRAIDKIKLLETSIAQANENNRILTSKYANSTASATDRADAETLLYQAQISLELAKADAGLAYYNLLKATGKLTK